ACACTTTGTCAGTGTATATAGTCTATAGCAACAGATTTTATtcactgcaaagaaaaaataggaatttcaacattttactcAAAGCAATTTGAATATGGAAGAATCTCCAAATATAGTCCAAGTAAGCAACCCTTAAAATACATCCTAGTTGTACCATGCAACTTTAAAATATAGTGGTGTTCCTCCAGTGTAACTACTATTGTCAAGTGGAGAATCTGGGAGAAGTAGTGAGTGAGTTTCCTTTGACGCCCTTAAAGATTTATCCCCCTCCCCCACCAACTCACTATTATTACAGTCTGCATTCACTCTCCTGTAGTTGTTTAGACAATACTTGTGAGCCCACAGTGTCTAAAGCTAGACTTTACTAGAGAGTGTATGTTGCAAACATATAAGGTGACGCAGATGTACTTGCAGTACTCCCCAGATAATTCACAACACACATACTTTCTTCACccataagatttttttttagttattggTCCCAAAGGACCTCAGACggatctctttttttttttttttttttttttttgctagtgGTGTATTTTGAATGCAGCCATGTTTTCATACATTACATGTCTGACATTCTTAAACAGATACTCCTTTACATCCATAGAATATATCCAGTACTCCATAGCAGCTTCAAAAGCTGCTAGTTTTAACTGCTGCAGAGCTGTTGATATTATTACTGACACCTTTAATTTCCCTAAtatgacaagtcaaaatgtcacCTTTGAAAATGCCTCAGGGGCAGCCACTATCCTTTTGTCCCAGTCTAAGATATGGTTACAGTGCAGTAGCATTTTCATCCTCTGGCTGTCTGCTGGATTTGGTTCAACTGCTGCCGTAAATAAGTGCAACCAGCTCAGGGCCAGAAAATAATGTACAGACATTGtctctgtttttaaaattatatgaGAATGTTTATTGTGCAACAACCGCCACATAACTTATTATATGAATATGAATGTAGAATGCATGCTGTATTCAATTTCTCTGATTAAAAGCACCCAACTggaaccaaaatctgtcttttaattgtatatttttctgtataatCTACAGCCCTCTGTATTTGCTTATTTGCCTTGTTTGTCAGAGCACTGTTACAAATCTTGCTCAGTGGATAGTTTGCATAACATAAAAACTCAATACACTTGCTGAGCATGCTGTTGGAAACACTAATGAGTCACAGAATATGAGATTAAGTATGTACTTAAAATAAGTAAAGTTCTAACAAGAGTCAGACTGTTTTGTGAGTTGAGAAAATAAATAGCTTATAAGCTCAGAAGGGGAAAGAAAGTAGTAGAAAATATACTAGTTTGCACAACTTGcatgtcattttgtcattgtatTTACAGATGGAAGTTGCAGCTCAGACAATATGAATACATTAGCTTTTGCTCCATTGTATTCGTACATTCTTTTAGTAGTCTGGGTAACACAGACTAAACTCAGACACTGTCTTTGTcaaattcacacacaaaatacaTGGTGGGGTTGCAGGCGACATCAATCCACTCCCCAGAGGCCACCATCTCAACACAGTCCTCGTCATCATAGGCGTTGTTGGGCTCCCCTTTTCTCCACTTGCTGAAGGTGGTCATAGGTGAGTGATCCACGTAGGTGAAAATGCCCTCATGGTCGAGGTCATGGATGCCGATGTAGACTCTGCTCAGGCCTGCGTCGGTTATGTACCCTGCAATGGCTGTGTTGGCTCCCTCATCCTTGGGCATGGCCAGGTGCCCTCCCCTCGTCTGGCAGTAGACTTCGGCGTCGGAGTAGCGCTTCTCCTCCTTCACCAACAGATAGACCTTACTGTCTGTCTCTTTTATGCCAGCAACAGCTGCAGGGGAGGGCAGTGCTGAAAAATGAGCACTTGTATTTCTATAAATTTCACATTGACATGCCCACCATTTGCAGTTCTACAAGGATAAGGAGTGAAAATAGCATTAAAGGATTTAAGAATTTACTAACAACACCACTAGAATGCTAATAACATACcatttttgatgaatttcaATTCTGAGGACAGCTGGGCCACAAGAATGTCCATTTCTCCAATCATCTTTCTCATTGGTGTGCACTCACATGGAACACCTGATAAGGCAAAAATGTAGGGGATTACCACACAGTTGGCCTAATTaatttacaaattccatcagtTGTGTCTGTCTAATCCTGCAATAATCTGCTTGACAAACTGACTAAAATGGTTTAACATCTCACCTGGCTCTCCGTCTGGGCCCCTTGGACCAGCCTCACCTACGTCTCCTTTGAACCCTGATACAGAAATGCAATTATTAATCAACTGTAAAGTGCGTTTGACATGTAAATACTGCATTCCTAAACAAATATGCCTGCTGATTGCAGCACCTTTCATTCCATTTGGGCCAACTTTCCCATAACGTCCCATGATGCCTTTCTGTCCTTTAATCCCAGGTAAGCCTGAAAAGATGCCAGGGATATTTTGTTAACCAGCAATCTGTCTAAAAAGCCATACCTCTCTCATTCTAAACCAAAATAAGTGGCTTTAAAAGTCACAGAataagtttaaagaaaaaaactctcaATCTAAGTATTTAATTCCACTAAAGTACATTAATTATAATGATGAATGTGTGTAGTGTCATATGTTAGAAAACACTCTCCACTCCTCATTAATATCTTCAGTAAACACTTGTCCACAGCACTGGATTCCACAAATCATTTCTCCTCCAACCTCACACAAATGTAAACACTTAGCCATCTGTGGATGGCCTGCTCGTGATGTAACAGCACATTATCAGCTCGAGAAATGTGATCTTTACCCCAGTTCTTTCTATGTCAGCCAAGTGCTGGTGATGAGAAAGCAAGGATAAATATACATCTAGGCCTAGAGCAAATGCTTTCATCCCCCAAACATGAAGTATGTAATTAATAAAGAATCgcattttaaagaaatgctcTCGtgatcacaaaacaaaaataggaTTCTGCAATCACAGTTATGCAAAAACTGTACCAGTCTCTCCTGGAGGACCAACTCTTCCTGGTCTCCCTGGTGCTCCTTTTTGTCCTTTGTCTCCTGGTTCtcctttttgaacaaaaaacattgaCCAGACAGAATCTGTATTTGTAAAATTAGttcagtttaaatgtgtttgttgtgtgtgtgtacaaaacAACATGCCTTTGAGTCCAGGAACAAGGATCTGAACGGTGCAGGACTCATCTGTCAAGTGTTGTCCGTACGATGTCTTTATTGGTAATAAACTCATCATCGCAGACAATAGTATCATGGGTAGTAGCAGTTTCTCTCCTCTCATTCTTCTACATGGGCAGGTTGGGAGGCTAAACTGGAGTAACACAGCAAATGAATATAtgtacagttatttttttttacaaaaaaactaaagtttGACTAAAGACTTCTCCAAAAACACAGTATTTCAGAACTTACGTAGTGGAATCATCCGCATTTCTTTCGGGAGAAAAACGTCATGCCGCATGTTTATCTTATACTTGCATAAACCTATTATCTCTGACATCTCGTTTTACAAAAGCAGGCACTACTAAATTCCTGGGACAAAACCCTACTTTCATATTTCAGCTTCCAATTTTATTGACGGTTTTACTTTAGTTCACAAAGACCAATAAAAAAAACCTTGCATGGCATATGAATCTTTCATTGTAAGAACTAGTTAGTGTTGCATGAAACTCCACCACGTTTGAAGCCATAGTTAAACAAGTTTAAAGAGAAAACCTTTTAAACCAACTCAAAAATATCTCTTCAGTGAAGCAATGCTTAACATAAAGACATGAAAACCACATCACATATAGTTACATAAACCAAAGACTTCTTCAACTTTGTGGTCGTAAACTTGGCAATATCTGTTTCTTGAATAAATATAATCTCTAAAATAAAGCTTGTATCATGAGTTCAAAGgtataaagcatttaaaaatccGGATTGCCTACCTGTAGAAGCATTTTCCAGGCAGAAGTAAAAAGTATTGCCAACTTGGAAAGATTTGCAGGAGCTTTGAAGACTGGTggtcttaaagaaacatttcatgTTCCTCCGCAGGCACCACAGAATGTGCATGATAGTACATTTATAAACACTTCACAGATAAAGTCCAAAGCAGTCAGGGCCCTGCAGATAATTGGCTGGGAAAGTAGCCGAGTGATTGACAGCAGAGGGGCCTGATAAATACACTGTCTCAACTTTATAGCACTATCAGATAATTAGAAGAGCAAATGAATCTAcaaagcttttta
This is a stretch of genomic DNA from Acanthochromis polyacanthus isolate Apoly-LR-REF ecotype Palm Island chromosome 1, KAUST_Apoly_ChrSc, whole genome shotgun sequence. It encodes these proteins:
- the colec11 gene encoding collectin-11 isoform X2; its protein translation is MLLQFSLPTCPCRRMRGEKLLLPMILLSAMMSLLPIKTSYGQHLTDESCTVQILVPGLKGEPGDKGQKGAPGRPGRVGPPGETGLPGIKGQKGIMGRYGKVGPNGMKGFKGDVGEAGPRGPDGEPGVPCECTPMRKMIGEMDILVAQLSSELKFIKNAVAGIKETDSKVYLLVKEEKRYSDAEVYCQTRGGHLAMPKDEGANTAIAGYITDAGLSRVYIGIHDLDHEGIFTYVDHSPMTTFSKWRKGEPNNAYDDEDCVEMVASGEWIDVACNPTMYFVCEFDKDSV
- the colec11 gene encoding collectin-11 isoform X1, with the translated sequence MLLQFSLPTCPCRRMRGEKLLLPMILLSAMMSLLPIKTSYGQHLTDESCTVQILVPGLKGEPGDKGQKGAPGRPGRVGPPGETGLPGIKGQKGIMGRYGKVGPNGMKGFKGDVGEAGPRGPDGEPGVPCECTPMRKMIGEMDILVAQLSSELKFIKNALPSPAAVAGIKETDSKVYLLVKEEKRYSDAEVYCQTRGGHLAMPKDEGANTAIAGYITDAGLSRVYIGIHDLDHEGIFTYVDHSPMTTFSKWRKGEPNNAYDDEDCVEMVASGEWIDVACNPTMYFVCEFDKDSV